In Helianthus annuus cultivar XRQ/B chromosome 3, HanXRQr2.0-SUNRISE, whole genome shotgun sequence, a single window of DNA contains:
- the LOC110932489 gene encoding blue copper protein 1b: MATSRLNIFFMATIFVLVTSIAAKEYVVGDENGWKLDFDYQNWAKDKVFYVGDTLVFNYAAGVHNVAKVNGTGFQQCSTSASNGIMTSGQDVVPLQTPGRKWYICGVGKHCELRNMKLVITVLPQTWAPAPSPMATSTSGKLAVPTIYGFVVALFGSLLLLLV; encoded by the exons ATGGCCACATCCCGTTTGAACATTTTCTTCATGGCTACAATTTTTGTTCTCGTGACTTCAATTGCTGCGAAGGAATACGTTGTGGGGGATGAAAATGGTTGGAAACTCGACTTTGATTATCAAAATTGGGCCAAGGATAAAGTTTTCTACGTCGGAGATACCCTTG TTTTCAACTATGCGGCTGGTGTTCACAATGTTGCGAAAGTCAACGGCACCGGTTTCCAACAATGTAGCACTTCAGCTTCCAATGGAATCATGACAAGTGGACAGGATGTTGTTCCCCTACAAACCCCTGGAAGGAAATGGTACATTTGTGGTGTCGGAAAGCATTGCGAATTGAGAAACATGAAGCTTGTCATCACTGTTCTACCTCAAACATGGGCTCCGGCTCCAAGCCCAATGGCGACATCTACATCTGGCAAATTGGCAGTACCAACTATCTATGGATTTGTAGTTGCATTATTCGGCAGCCTGCTATTGCTATTGGTTTGA